A window of Thermoanaerobaculia bacterium genomic DNA:
GCTGCCGCGTTTCCTCTTCTTCGTCGCGGTCTCGGCGGTGCTCGGGGCGGTCTTCCTCGCGATCGCCGCCGCGATCTCCGCGGCGGTGGCTCGCCGCGCGACCGCGATGGGGGTCGCGGCGTTCGCGTGGTTCTTCTTCGTCCTGCTCGAGGACTCGGCGGCCCTGGCGGCGGCGGGGGCGCTGACCGGCCGCGCCGGCGCGCGCGCGCTGTACCTCTCGGTCTTCGCCAACCCCGCCGCGATCGCGCGGGTCCTCGCGCTCTCGGTCGCCGGCACGCCGCACGTCCTCGGCGCGGCGGGCGACGCGTGGGCGTTCTTCCTGGGCGGGCCCGTGATCGCCGCGGCGGTGGCCGGCGGGGCCCTCCTTCTCTGGGCGGCCGGCTCGCTCGCCGGCGCGGGACGCCTGATCGGCCGGCGCGACCTGTGATGCGGCTGCATCAGAGGAGAGCCAGGCCCCTGCCCTAGCATGAAAGGCGTCCGCCGCCGGGCATCCCGGCCGGCCGCAGGAGG
This region includes:
- a CDS encoding ABC transporter permease subunit, whose product is MNAAAVRTVAASEFRAATRLKWIRWFAAAFALLVVGAAWSAGALAEISGAESFARTTVALVPLTLVLVPLTALLLGVTGQSGEPGTEAFFFAQPVGRFEVVVGKWAGQAAALSAAIGLGFGGGALVVAGSAGARGLPRFLFFVAVSAVLGAVFLAIAAAISAAVARRATAMGVAAFAWFFFVLLEDSAALAAAGALTGRAGARALYLSVFANPAAIARVLALSVAGTPHVLGAAGDAWAFFLGGPVIAAAVAGGALLLWAAGSLAGAGRLIGRRDL